One stretch of Pradoshia sp. D12 DNA includes these proteins:
- a CDS encoding TetR/AcrR family transcriptional regulator, protein MSIYEEKNRKTKQLIQMSFLQILENKPFEQITIGDITKTAQINRGTFYLHYQDKFDLLDQIEQQLFRDLGNHIDELQSRYSSIHTFENGQEQIAASLFSSIKMHAPILKIFLSNHGRAGFHIRFRDAFSEKVRLNLEKNDSINARLKAPMEYFLSFITSAFLGLVEQWVQNGLDKTPEEMTALYIDIISFIQKK, encoded by the coding sequence GTGAGTATTTATGAAGAAAAAAACCGTAAAACTAAACAACTAATTCAAATGTCATTTTTGCAAATTTTAGAGAATAAGCCGTTTGAACAAATTACGATCGGGGATATAACAAAAACCGCACAAATTAATCGAGGAACTTTTTATTTACACTATCAAGATAAATTCGATTTGCTTGATCAAATAGAACAACAATTGTTTAGAGATTTAGGAAATCATATTGACGAATTACAATCTCGCTACTCTTCCATACATACATTTGAAAATGGACAAGAGCAAATAGCTGCTTCTCTATTTAGTTCAATTAAAATGCATGCACCAATATTAAAAATTTTCTTAAGCAATCATGGTAGAGCAGGTTTTCATATTAGATTCAGGGATGCCTTTTCAGAAAAAGTACGTTTGAATTTAGAGAAAAATGATAGCATTAATGCAAGGTTAAAGGCCCCTATGGAATATTTTTTATCTTTTATCACATCTGCTTTTTTAGGATTAGTCGAACAATGGGTTCAAAATGGTTTAGACAAAACACCAGAAGAAATG
- a CDS encoding ABC transporter permease has product MRLFKEKLAWAAPIAVILIIALFSLNLFAQGNPQVRNLPVALIVNDEGVHVDAVKSAVEQMSKGTDGEEPMLAFTNEKEEDIEDLFDDKQYYAALVIPEGYNDTLQNALTNNSPATLQVYINQGYNITGANYAKTALTALITQLNNQYSSNFIAQMDGQQIEANKAAVLVNPIVSEEKVFNAVTASTANGSAPTLMAVPAWVGALIGGFIVFLASSNILKKELLTRKQALHLMGGQALFGIIIALFSGFTVATLGLIAGINMPSYFLVGSFVSFAAFCFFLLVSGVTAWIGKPAITLFMVVMLLGMGVLMTPQEMLPDFFVNFIRPWVPIRFASEGLREIFYFGSGFYTGQSFNTILGIGIAGLVMYVLSIFKPVRAQKTKAK; this is encoded by the coding sequence TTGAGATTATTTAAAGAAAAATTAGCTTGGGCTGCTCCTATTGCAGTAATTTTAATTATTGCGTTATTCTCATTAAATTTATTTGCTCAAGGTAACCCACAAGTAAGAAATTTACCAGTTGCACTTATAGTAAATGATGAAGGCGTACATGTAGATGCCGTGAAATCGGCAGTTGAACAAATGAGTAAAGGCACTGACGGCGAAGAACCAATGTTAGCTTTTACAAATGAAAAAGAAGAAGATATTGAAGATTTATTTGATGATAAACAGTATTATGCTGCATTAGTCATTCCTGAAGGTTATAATGATACATTGCAAAATGCGCTGACTAACAACTCTCCAGCAACTTTACAGGTATATATTAACCAAGGTTATAACATAACTGGTGCGAACTATGCTAAGACTGCTTTAACTGCTTTAATTACCCAATTAAACAACCAATATTCTTCAAATTTTATTGCGCAAATGGACGGTCAACAAATCGAGGCTAACAAGGCAGCTGTACTTGTGAATCCGATTGTTTCTGAAGAAAAAGTATTCAATGCCGTTACAGCCTCAACTGCAAACGGAAGTGCTCCAACCTTAATGGCAGTTCCTGCTTGGGTAGGTGCGTTAATCGGTGGTTTCATAGTATTTTTAGCTTCTTCAAACATTTTGAAAAAAGAATTATTAACTCGGAAACAAGCGTTACACCTAATGGGAGGTCAAGCATTATTCGGCATAATTATTGCCCTATTCTCTGGTTTTACCGTTGCAACGCTTGGTTTAATCGCTGGTATTAATATGCCTAGCTACTTCTTGGTTGGTTCGTTCGTATCGTTTGCAGCCTTCTGTTTCTTTTTATTAGTCTCCGGAGTAACTGCATGGATCGGTAAACCAGCCATTACCTTATTCATGGTTGTAATGCTGTTAGGTATGGGTGTTTTAATGACACCACAAGAAATGCTTCCTGATTTCTTTGTAAACTTCATTCGTCCATGGGTTCCTATCCGATTTGCCTCTGAAGGTTTACGTGAAATCTTCTATTTCGGTAGCGGCTTCTATACTGGCCAATCATTCAACACCATTTTAGGAATTGGTATTGCAGGTTTAGTGATGTATGTTCTGTCTATTTTTAAACCAGTACGTGCACAAAAAACTAAAGCTAAATAA